From a single Pseudopipra pipra isolate bDixPip1 chromosome 15, bDixPip1.hap1, whole genome shotgun sequence genomic region:
- the DRD1 gene encoding D(1A) dopamine receptor: protein MTWNDTTMDGEGLLAERDSSSFRILTGCFLSLLILSTLLGNTLVCAAVIRFRHLRSKVTNFFVISLAVSDLLVAVLVMPWKAVAEIAGFWPFGSFCNIWVAFDIMCSTASILNLCVISVDRYWAISSPFRYERKMTPKAAFIMISVAWTLSVLISFIPVQLNWHKATTTSFLDLNASLQGVSMDNCDSSLNRMYAISSSLISFYIPVAIMIVTYTRIYRIAQKQIRRISALERAAVHAKNCQNTSGNRSSMDCQQPESNFKMSFKRETKVLKTLSVIMGVFVCCWLPFFVLNCMIPFCEPTQPSKGAEAFCINSTTFDVFIWFGWANSSLNPIIYAFNADFRKAFSTLLGCYRLCPMSGNAIETVSINNNGAVVFSSQHEPKGSSPKESNLVYLIPHSIICPEEEPLKKEEEGELSKTLEKMSPALSGILDYEADVSLEKINPITQNGQHKT from the coding sequence ATGACTTGGAACGACACCACTATGGACGGGGAAGGGTTGCTGGCGGAAAGGGACTCCTCTTCCTTTCGGATCCTCACAGGCTGCTTCCTCTCGCTACTGATCCTCTCCACGCTGCTGGGAAACACACTGGTCTGTGCAGCTGTCATTAGGTTTCGCCACCTCAGGTCCAAGGTGACCAACTTCTTTGTCATCTCCTTGGCTGTGTCAGATCTCTTAGTGGCAGTTTTGGTCATGCCTTGGAAAGCTGTGGCTGAGATTGCCGGTTTCTGGCCTTTTGGTTCATTTTGTAACATCTGGGTGGCCTTTGATATTATGTGCTCAACAGCCTCCATCTTAAATCTCTGTGTCATTAGTGTGGACAGATACTGGGCCATCTCCAGCCCATTTAGGTATGAGAGGAAAATGACCCCCAAGGCAGCCTTCATCATGATCAGCGTGGCGTGGACTTTGTCCGTGTTGATTTCCTTCATCCCCGTGCAGCTGAACTGGCACAAGGCTACAACCACAAGCTTTTTGGACTTAAATGCCAGCTTACAAGGTGTAAGCATGGACAACTGTGATTCTAGCCTAAACAGGATGTATGCCATCTCCTCTTCTCTAATTAGTTTCTATATACCTGTGGCCATCATGATAGTGACTTACACGAGGATATACCGGATTGCTCAGAAGCAAATACGACGCATCTCAGCTCTGGAGAGAGCAGCAGTGCATGCAAAGAACTGCCAGAACACGAGCGGCAACAGGAGCAGTATGGACTGCCAGCAGCCAGAGAGCAACTTCAAAATGTCCTTCAAGAGGGAAACAAAGGTTTTAAAGACTCTGTCAGTGATCATGGGGGTGTTTGTGTGCTGCTGGTTGCCATTTTTTGTATTGAACTGCATGATTCCCTTCTGCGAGCCTACCCAGCCATCCAAGGGAGCAGAGGCTTTCTGCATTAATTCCACCACCTTTGATGTTTTTATATGGTTTGGATGGGCAAATTCTTCCCTCAACCCCATCATTTATGCCTTCAATGCTGACTTCCGCAAGGCATTTTCGACCCTGCTGGGCTGCTACAGGCTCTGCCCGATGTCTGGCAATGCCATAGAGACTGTGAGCATTAACAACAATGGGGCAGTAGTTTTTTCAAGCCAACACGAGCCCAAAGGGTCCAGCCCCAAGGAGTCTAATCTGGTTTATCTGATTCCACATTCAATTATCTGTCCAGAAGAAGAACCTCtcaaaaaggaagaagagggtGAACTATCTAAGACCTTGGAGAAAATGTCTCCAGCACTGTCGGGTATCTTGGATTATGAAGCTGATGTTTCTTTGGAAAAGATCAATCCCATTACACAAAATGGGCAGCATAAAACCTGA